In Geminocystis sp. M7585_C2015_104, one DNA window encodes the following:
- a CDS encoding ABC transporter substrate-binding protein yields MPNFSRRNFLRTAGITAGAVLLKGCLGNPPGENQANTNNPTNTAATNPSPEVRPETTTIRLGYIPIVESAPLIIAKEKGFFAKYGMTDVVLSKQANWASARDNVTIGSEGGGIDGGQWQMPMPHLISEGIITNGNKVPMYVLAQLSTQGNGIAIARTHSGKGLHLNCKNAAEYVKNFAKTNGRKFKAAYTFPNANQDFWIRYWFAAGGVHPDKDVDLLAVPPAETVQGMRNGTMDAFSTGDPWPYRIITEDIGHMAALTAQIWPYHPEEYLAIRADWVDKHPKATKAILKAVMEAQQWCDNPNNRAELISIVSGRNYFNIPADVLTPPYQGKYIMGDGQTEVNDFKKGPLYWKDERGSVSYPYKSHDLWFLTETLRWGFHKGKINDFDQIKKIIDRVNREELWREAAAEAGFTADIPPTTSRGIETFFDGKVFDPENPEAYLKSLEIKNI; encoded by the coding sequence ATGCCAAATTTTTCCCGTAGGAACTTCCTGAGGACTGCTGGTATAACCGCGGGTGCTGTTTTACTCAAGGGCTGTTTGGGAAATCCACCAGGGGAGAATCAGGCCAACACCAACAACCCCACTAACACTGCCGCCACTAATCCCAGTCCAGAAGTCCGTCCGGAAACCACCACCATCAGACTGGGCTATATTCCCATTGTGGAATCTGCCCCTCTAATCATAGCCAAGGAGAAGGGCTTCTTTGCCAAATATGGCATGACGGACGTGGTATTATCCAAACAGGCCAACTGGGCCTCTGCCAGGGATAATGTCACTATCGGTTCAGAAGGCGGCGGCATAGACGGTGGACAATGGCAAATGCCTATGCCCCATCTCATCAGCGAGGGCATTATCACCAATGGGAATAAAGTGCCTATGTATGTTCTAGCACAACTTAGCACCCAGGGCAACGGCATTGCCATAGCTCGCACCCACTCAGGCAAAGGATTACATTTGAACTGCAAAAATGCCGCCGAGTATGTGAAAAATTTTGCAAAAACCAATGGACGTAAATTCAAGGCGGCCTATACCTTCCCCAATGCTAACCAAGACTTTTGGATTCGTTATTGGTTTGCCGCCGGTGGTGTCCACCCCGACAAGGATGTTGATCTGTTGGCCGTGCCCCCCGCTGAAACTGTACAGGGGATGCGCAACGGCACTATGGACGCCTTTAGTACGGGAGATCCCTGGCCCTATCGTATTATCACCGAAGATATTGGCCACATGGCTGCCCTCACCGCCCAAATCTGGCCCTACCACCCCGAAGAATATCTGGCCATCCGCGCCGATTGGGTAGATAAACATCCTAAGGCTACTAAGGCCATTCTCAAGGCCGTTATGGAAGCCCAGCAGTGGTGTGACAACCCCAACAACCGTGCCGAATTGATCAGTATCGTCAGTGGGCGCAACTATTTTAATATTCCTGCTGATGTACTTACTCCCCCCTATCAGGGTAAGTACATTATGGGAGACGGCCAAACGGAAGTCAATGACTTTAAAAAAGGCCCCCTTTACTGGAAAGACGAACGAGGGAGTGTCTCCTATCCCTACAAAAGCCATGACTTGTGGTTTTTAACCGAAACTCTGCGTTGGGGGTTCCACAAGGGCAAAATCAACGACTTCGACCAAATCAAAAAGATTATCGACAGAGTAAATAGGGAGGAGCTGTGGCGCGAAGCGGCGGCCGAGGCTGGTTTTACCGCTGACATCCCCCCCACCACCTCTCGGGGCATAGAAACCTTTTTTGACGGCAAAGTGTTTGACCCCGAAAACCCCGAGGCCTATCTCAAGAGCCTAGAAATTAAAAATATCTAA
- the ntrB gene encoding nitrate ABC transporter permease, whose protein sequence is MANYLRVSSGRNGNNIIISLWKKYRDDLLPPLLGIASFLLLWEVVSKFPGMRLPGPSSLFTDERTRTLLLYPFYDRGGLDKGLFWQTLASLGRVAQGYSLAAVVGISTGILVGTNPFLDKALDPIFQFLRMVAPLAWVPIALVALQKNQPAAIFVIFITAVWPILINTKEGVKQIPQDYINVKRVLRLSKQKFFLKILIPSALPYIFTGLRIGIGLAWLAIIAAEIVMSGIVGIGFFIWDAYQQNYISEIILAVIYIGAVGLLLDRGIAFLQKLIAPQQ, encoded by the coding sequence ATGGCCAATTACCTCAGAGTATCTAGTGGCAGAAACGGCAACAATATCATAATTAGTCTCTGGAAAAAATACAGGGACGACCTCCTCCCCCCACTGCTGGGCATTGCCTCCTTTCTTCTGTTGTGGGAAGTGGTCTCCAAGTTTCCAGGAATGCGTTTGCCCGGCCCTAGTAGCCTGTTTACAGATGAACGCACCAGAACACTATTATTGTACCCCTTTTACGACCGTGGGGGTCTGGACAAGGGCTTATTCTGGCAAACCCTAGCCAGTCTGGGACGTGTAGCCCAGGGGTACTCACTGGCGGCGGTGGTGGGCATTAGCACAGGAATTCTCGTGGGCACCAACCCCTTCCTCGACAAGGCTCTTGATCCTATTTTCCAATTTCTCCGAATGGTCGCCCCTCTTGCCTGGGTGCCCATTGCCCTGGTTGCCCTACAGAAAAACCAACCTGCCGCCATCTTTGTCATATTCATCACTGCCGTCTGGCCCATCCTAATCAATACCAAGGAGGGGGTCAAACAAATTCCCCAAGACTACATCAATGTTAAAAGGGTACTGCGACTGTCAAAACAAAAGTTCTTCCTAAAAATCCTCATCCCCTCCGCCCTACCCTACATCTTCACCGGTCTGAGAATAGGAATAGGACTGGCCTGGCTAGCAATCATCGCCGCTGAGATCGTAATGTCCGGAATTGTAGGAATCGGCTTCTTTATCTGGGATGCCTACCAGCAAAACTACATTAGTGAAATCATCTTGGCAGTAATCTACATCGGCGCAGTGGGTCTCCTTTTGGACAGAGGAATCGCCTTTCTGCAAAAACTCATTGCCCCCCAACAGTAA
- a CDS encoding ABC transporter substrate-binding protein: MALFVAVDNVEKVFPSTGGGEYLALKGINLEIKKGEFISLIGHSGCGKSTLLNIIAGLELPSKGVVTLSGKPVKEPGPERMVIFQSYCLLPWLTVRQNIALAVDEVMKDYSAAEKREIVEEHIRLVGLSHASDKYPGQLSGGMKQRVAIARALAIRPQLLLLDEPFGALDALTRGNLQEQLMNLCTRHQITAVMVTHDVDEAVFLSDRIVMLTNGPGAQIGGILEVEIPRPRQRMELVKHPSYYSLRSEIIYFLNRQKQIKKLRAQKHTVISRHGLEKINLQIGFVPLTACAPLVIAKEKGFFAKHGLEEVTLVRESSWRGIVDGIVGGYLDAAQMPAGMPAWLTIGGHQGKPTPVVTALTMTRNGNAITLGKSFYEKGIFDGKALKRFLLESAAATHTFGIVHPSSMHNLLLRYWLAAQGIDPDYHVRLQTIPPAQMVADLKSGIIDGFCVGEPWNLRAALEGIGFTVATDLELWDGHPGKVLGVREDWANAYPNTHIALVKALLSACQFCAQPENHEEIRKILAQRHYLATKIEYIQLGDPLNYTCNLNPPVQYAHHLFFGDGVNRPSRTECLWMITQMARWGDIPFPRNWMEILERVCRVSVYSTACRELGLSNLKYRRQPICLMDGVFFDGEDPIAYLNSLTIKRNITMAEIHLDNTVSLAM; the protein is encoded by the coding sequence ATGGCACTGTTCGTAGCTGTAGACAACGTAGAAAAAGTATTCCCCAGCACCGGCGGCGGAGAATATTTAGCCCTTAAGGGGATTAACTTAGAAATCAAAAAAGGTGAATTCATCTCCCTCATAGGACACTCCGGCTGCGGTAAGTCCACCCTTCTGAATATAATCGCTGGCTTGGAATTGCCAAGCAAAGGGGTTGTTACCCTCTCCGGGAAGCCAGTAAAAGAACCGGGCCCCGAAAGGATGGTAATATTCCAAAGTTACTGTCTCCTCCCATGGCTGACAGTGCGTCAAAACATCGCCCTGGCAGTAGACGAGGTGATGAAAGACTACTCGGCGGCAGAAAAAAGAGAAATAGTAGAAGAACATATCCGCCTTGTGGGCCTAAGTCATGCCAGTGACAAATACCCCGGCCAACTATCCGGGGGCATGAAACAAAGAGTGGCTATAGCCAGGGCTTTGGCCATTCGTCCACAACTGCTACTGTTAGACGAGCCCTTTGGTGCCCTGGATGCCCTCACCCGCGGCAATCTTCAGGAACAGTTGATGAATCTTTGCACCCGTCATCAAATCACCGCCGTAATGGTAACCCATGACGTGGATGAGGCGGTTTTCCTGTCTGACCGCATTGTGATGTTAACCAATGGCCCCGGGGCTCAAATCGGTGGAATCCTCGAGGTGGAAATCCCTCGCCCCCGTCAGAGAATGGAACTAGTAAAACACCCCAGTTACTACAGTCTTAGAAGTGAAATCATCTACTTCCTTAACCGCCAAAAACAAATTAAAAAACTACGAGCCCAAAAACACACCGTTATCAGTCGTCATGGCCTTGAAAAAATTAACCTTCAAATCGGTTTTGTGCCCCTGACGGCCTGTGCTCCCCTGGTTATTGCTAAGGAAAAAGGTTTTTTTGCTAAACATGGTCTGGAGGAGGTTACTCTTGTCAGGGAAAGTAGCTGGCGTGGCATTGTAGATGGCATTGTGGGGGGTTATCTGGATGCGGCACAAATGCCCGCCGGAATGCCTGCCTGGCTGACCATTGGTGGCCACCAGGGGAAACCGACCCCTGTGGTGACTGCCCTCACCATGACTAGAAATGGCAATGCTATCACCCTAGGAAAAAGTTTTTATGAAAAGGGGATATTCGACGGCAAGGCATTGAAAAGATTTCTCCTAGAATCGGCAGCCGCAACCCATACCTTTGGTATAGTACACCCGAGTTCCATGCACAATCTACTCTTGCGCTATTGGCTGGCCGCCCAGGGAATTGATCCAGACTACCACGTTCGTCTCCAAACTATTCCCCCCGCCCAAATGGTAGCAGACTTAAAATCCGGAATAATTGACGGTTTCTGTGTGGGCGAACCCTGGAATCTTCGTGCCGCTCTTGAAGGCATTGGCTTTACCGTGGCCACCGACTTGGAACTGTGGGATGGACACCCCGGCAAGGTCCTAGGAGTCCGCGAAGACTGGGCCAATGCCTACCCCAACACCCACATCGCACTGGTAAAGGCACTTCTTTCCGCCTGCCAATTCTGTGCCCAGCCGGAAAACCATGAGGAAATCCGAAAAATTCTGGCTCAGCGCCACTATCTGGCCACCAAAATAGAATACATCCAATTGGGAGACCCCCTTAACTATACCTGTAATCTTAATCCCCCCGTCCAGTATGCCCACCACCTCTTTTTCGGCGATGGTGTTAACCGCCCCAGTCGCACCGAGTGTTTGTGGATGATTACACAAATGGCACGCTGGGGAGACATTCCCTTCCCCCGCAACTGGATGGAAATTCTCGAACGTGTCTGTCGGGTGAGTGTATATAGCACCGCCTGTCGCGAACTGGGATTGAGTAATTTGAAATACCGCCGACAACCCATCTGTCTTATGGATGGTGTTTTCTTCGACGGAGAAGATCCCATCGCCTACCTCAACAGTTTGACCATAAAACGAAACATCACCATGGCAGAAATTCACCTGGATAACACCGTTTCACTCGCTATGTAG
- a CDS encoding ATP-binding cassette domain-containing protein, with translation METYRRREIVKKMEKQLQFDFFLTIDNVSKVYPTPKGPLTVLKDVNLIVNEGEFVCIIGHSGCGKSTLLNMVAGFTSPTKGAVYLKGKKITEPGPDRMVVFQNYALLPWLTVFENVYLAVDAVYPDKREAEKRAIVREHLALVGLSDAANKKPPQISGGMRQRTSIARALAIRPEVLILDEPFGALDPITKEELQEELLNIWQEHRCTVLMITHDIDEALFLADRIVMMTNGPEATIGEIVSVPFSRPRIRDIIMEDPQYYELRNYVLDFLYNRYAHEDVA, from the coding sequence ATGGAAACTTATAGAAGAAGGGAAATCGTTAAAAAGATGGAAAAACAACTACAGTTCGACTTTTTCTTGACCATTGATAACGTTTCCAAAGTTTATCCCACCCCCAAAGGCCCCCTGACCGTTTTAAAGGACGTTAACCTCATAGTCAATGAAGGCGAGTTTGTCTGCATCATCGGACACTCGGGGTGTGGCAAGTCTACACTCCTAAACATGGTTGCCGGATTCACAAGCCCCACTAAAGGCGCAGTATACTTGAAAGGTAAAAAAATTACAGAACCGGGGCCGGATAGAATGGTAGTATTTCAGAATTATGCCCTTTTGCCTTGGTTAACGGTATTTGAAAATGTATATCTAGCAGTAGATGCCGTATACCCGGACAAGAGGGAGGCCGAAAAAAGAGCCATAGTCCGGGAACACTTGGCTCTGGTAGGACTGAGTGATGCCGCCAACAAGAAACCTCCCCAAATTTCCGGGGGTATGCGACAAAGAACCTCTATTGCCCGAGCCCTGGCTATCCGCCCCGAAGTGCTTATCCTCGACGAACCCTTTGGCGCTCTGGATCCTATCACCAAGGAAGAACTACAAGAAGAGCTACTCAATATCTGGCAAGAACACCGTTGTACTGTTTTAATGATTACCCATGATATTGATGAAGCCCTATTTCTGGCTGACCGTATAGTCATGATGACCAATGGGCCAGAGGCCACCATCGGCGAAATCGTTTCTGTGCCCTTTTCTCGCCCCAGAATCCGCGATATTATAATGGAGGACCCCCAGTACTACGAATTGCGCAACTACGTCCTAGACTTCCTCTACAACCGCTATGCCCATGAGGATGTGGCCTAG
- a CDS encoding allophycocyanin, whose protein sequence is MSIVTKAIVNADAEARYLSPGELDRIKAFVNSGEARLRIAETLTGARERIVKEAGDRLFQKRPDIVSPGGNAYGEEMTATCLRDMDYYLRLITYGIVAGDVTPIEEIGLIGVKEMYKSLGTDIGAVAQSVREMKEVAMSLLSPEDAAEAATYFDYVIGAMQ, encoded by the coding sequence ATGAGTATCGTCACGAAAGCTATCGTGAATGCGGACGCCGAGGCTCGTTATCTCAGCCCCGGTGAATTGGACAGAATCAAAGCTTTTGTAAACTCCGGCGAAGCCCGTCTCCGCATCGCCGAAACCCTCACTGGCGCCCGTGAGCGCATTGTTAAAGAGGCCGGCGATCGTCTCTTCCAAAAACGCCCTGACATCGTATCCCCTGGTGGCAATGCCTATGGCGAAGAAATGACCGCCACCTGCCTGCGGGATATGGACTACTACTTACGTCTGATCACCTACGGGATCGTAGCGGGCGATGTAACCCCCATCGAAGAAATCGGCTTGATAGGGGTAAAAGAAATGTACAAGTCCCTGGGCACTGACATCGGCGCTGTGGCCCAAAGCGTACGCGAGATGAAAGAAGTGGCTATGTCCCTGCTCTCCCCCGAAGATGCCGCTGAGGCAGCAACTTACTTCGACTATGTAATCGGGGCCATGCAGTAA
- the apcB gene encoding allophycocyanin subunit beta → MQDAITAVINSADVQGKYLDANAIQKLKNYFQSGALRVRAASIISANAANIVKEAVAKSLLYSDVTRPGGNMYTTRRYAACIRDLDYFLRYATYAMLAGDPSILDERVLNGLKETYNSLGVPISSTVQAIQAMKEVTASLVGAEAGKEMGVYFDYICSGLS, encoded by the coding sequence ATGCAAGACGCAATCACCGCCGTAATCAACTCTGCTGACGTTCAAGGCAAATACCTGGACGCTAACGCCATCCAAAAACTGAAAAACTATTTCCAAAGCGGCGCCCTCCGTGTTCGTGCCGCCAGCATCATCAGCGCTAATGCCGCTAACATCGTAAAAGAGGCTGTAGCTAAGTCCCTGCTATACTCTGATGTAACTCGCCCCGGCGGCAACATGTACACCACCCGTCGCTATGCCGCCTGCATCCGCGACTTGGACTACTTCCTCCGCTATGCTACCTATGCCATGCTGGCTGGCGATCCCTCTATCCTCGATGAAAGAGTATTAAATGGCTTGAAGGAAACCTATAACTCCCTCGGCGTGCCCATCAGCTCCACCGTCCAAGCCATCCAAGCCATGAAAGAAGTCACCGCCAGTTTGGTAGGTGCCGAAGCCGGCAAGGAAATGGGTGTTTACTTCGACTACATCTGCTCCGGCTTGAGCTAA
- a CDS encoding phycobilisome linker polypeptide: MRMFKITACVPSQTRIRTQRELQNTYFTKLVPYDNWFQEQQRIQKMGGKILKVQLATGRPGINTGLL; this comes from the coding sequence ATGAGAATGTTCAAAATTACGGCCTGTGTGCCAAGTCAAACCAGGATTAGAACTCAAAGAGAACTGCAAAATACCTATTTCACCAAGTTAGTTCCCTACGATAACTGGTTTCAAGAGCAACAAAGAATCCAAAAAATGGGCGGCAAGATTCTTAAGGTTCAACTGGCCACTGGCCGTCCCGGAATCAATACTGGCTTATTATAA